From the Sphingomonas aliaeris genome, one window contains:
- a CDS encoding electron transfer flavoprotein subunit beta/FixA family protein yields MKVLVGVKRVLDYNVKPRVKADGSGVDLANVKMSMNPFDEIAVEEAIRLKDKGVTEIVVVSIGEQKSQETLRTALAMGADRAILVVSEEKVEPLGVAKLLKAIVDEEKPDLVILGKQAIDDDNNQTGQMLAGLLGVGQATFASKVELADGNVTVTREVDGGSETESLKLPAIVTTDLRLNEPRYASLPNIMKAKSKPLAQKTAADYGVDISPRITTLKVVEPAKRSAGIKVADVDELVTKLKAMGVAK; encoded by the coding sequence ATGAAGGTATTGGTCGGGGTCAAGCGCGTGCTTGACTATAACGTTAAGCCCCGCGTGAAGGCGGACGGATCGGGCGTCGATCTGGCGAACGTCAAGATGAGCATGAACCCGTTCGACGAGATCGCGGTCGAGGAAGCGATCCGTCTGAAGGACAAGGGAGTGACGGAAATCGTCGTCGTCTCGATCGGCGAACAGAAGTCGCAGGAAACGCTCCGCACCGCGCTCGCGATGGGTGCGGATCGTGCGATCCTCGTCGTCTCGGAAGAGAAGGTCGAGCCGCTGGGCGTGGCCAAGCTGCTCAAGGCGATCGTGGACGAGGAAAAGCCCGATCTGGTGATCCTCGGCAAGCAGGCGATCGACGACGACAACAACCAGACGGGCCAGATGCTCGCCGGTCTGCTCGGCGTCGGCCAGGCGACCTTCGCATCGAAGGTCGAACTCGCCGACGGCAACGTCACCGTCACGCGCGAAGTCGATGGCGGTTCGGAAACCGAATCGCTGAAGCTTCCGGCGATCGTCACGACCGATCTCCGCCTCAACGAACCGCGCTACGCCTCGCTCCCGAACATCATGAAGGCGAAGTCCAAGCCGCTCGCGCAGAAGACCGCCGCCGATTACGGCGTCGATATCAGCCCGCGCATCACCACGCTGAAGGTCGTCGAGCCGGCCAAGCGCTCGGCCGGCATCAAGGTCGCCGACGTGGATGAACTGGTCACCAAACTCAAAGCGATGGGAGTGGCGAAATGA
- a CDS encoding histone deacetylase family protein, giving the protein MRCFFDPRQLGHSPAKELHNGSFVDYAETPARAAAILKTIGAFEAPDDHGEAPILAIHDADYVDFLKTAPARWAEAGRPGDVMGYIWPIARRRAVKLDRIDALAGRYSLDASTPLTAESWSSAYWSTQSVLAATHAVLAGDRSAFALCRPPGHHAGADYLGGYCYLNTAAIAAQAALDSGAKRVAILDIDYHHGNGTQDIFWTRGDVFYASVHADPATDYPFFWGHADETGEDAGAGTTLNLPLPQGATLEAFRAAQASALAAIASFEPDLLVLSFGADTWEEDPISQFRLTTGDYAVLAREIAACGWPTVIAMEGGYAIDALGANVASLLEGFV; this is encoded by the coding sequence ATGCGCTGCTTCTTCGACCCCCGCCAGCTCGGCCATTCGCCCGCCAAGGAACTGCATAACGGCAGTTTCGTCGATTATGCCGAGACGCCGGCGCGCGCCGCCGCGATCCTGAAGACGATCGGCGCGTTCGAGGCGCCCGACGATCATGGCGAGGCACCGATCCTGGCGATCCACGATGCGGACTATGTGGATTTCCTGAAGACCGCGCCCGCGCGCTGGGCCGAGGCGGGACGCCCGGGTGACGTCATGGGATATATCTGGCCGATCGCGCGGCGGCGCGCGGTGAAGCTGGACCGGATCGATGCGCTGGCGGGACGCTACAGCCTCGACGCATCGACGCCGCTGACGGCGGAGAGCTGGAGTTCCGCTTATTGGAGCACGCAATCGGTGCTTGCGGCGACGCATGCGGTGCTGGCGGGGGACCGCAGCGCCTTCGCATTGTGCCGGCCGCCGGGGCATCATGCGGGGGCGGATTATTTGGGTGGCTATTGCTACCTCAACACGGCGGCGATCGCGGCGCAGGCGGCGCTGGATTCGGGGGCGAAGCGGGTCGCCATCCTGGATATCGACTATCATCACGGCAACGGGACGCAGGACATCTTCTGGACGCGCGGCGACGTGTTCTACGCCTCCGTCCATGCCGACCCGGCGACCGACTATCCGTTCTTCTGGGGCCATGCCGACGAGACCGGGGAGGATGCGGGCGCGGGCACGACCCTGAACCTGCCGCTGCCGCAGGGTGCGACGCTGGAGGCATTCCGGGCGGCGCAGGCATCGGCGCTGGCGGCGATCGCGTCGTTCGAGCCGGACCTGCTGGTGCTGAGTTTCGGCGCGGATACGTGGGAGGAGGATCCGATCTCGCAGTTCAGGCTGACGACGGGCGATTATGCGGTGCTGGCGCGTGAGATCGCGGCGTGCGGGTGGCCGACGGTGATCGCGATGGAAGGCGGCTATGCGATCGACGCGCTGGGCGCGAACGTGGCGAGTTTGCTGGAGGGGTTTGTGTAG
- a CDS encoding electron transfer flavoprotein subunit alpha/FixB family protein gives MKTLVWVEHDGATVKDATLAVVTAAAKLGEVHLIVAGQGVDAVAAEAAKIAGVGKVHVADDAAYAHALAENVAPLIVQLMGDHDAVLFPATSGGKNIAPRVAALLDVMQISDILSVESADTFTRPIYAGNAIATVQSKDAKKVITVRGTAFDKAATEGGSGTIEAVATTGDAGMSTYVGSEIAKSERPELTSAKIIVSGGRALGSGEQFHALIDPLADKLGAGVGASRAAVDAGYAPNDYQVGQTGKIVAPEVYIAVGISGAIQHLAGMKDSKTIIAINKDEDAPIFQVADLGLVGDLFKLVPELTEKL, from the coding sequence ATGAAGACGCTCGTCTGGGTCGAACATGACGGCGCCACCGTCAAGGATGCCACGCTCGCCGTGGTCACCGCCGCTGCCAAGCTGGGTGAAGTCCACCTGATCGTCGCCGGCCAGGGCGTCGACGCCGTCGCCGCCGAAGCTGCGAAGATCGCCGGCGTGGGCAAGGTTCATGTCGCCGACGACGCAGCCTATGCGCATGCGCTCGCCGAAAACGTCGCGCCGCTGATCGTCCAGCTGATGGGCGATCACGATGCCGTCCTGTTCCCCGCCACGTCCGGCGGCAAGAACATCGCACCCCGTGTCGCCGCCCTGCTCGACGTCATGCAGATCAGCGACATCCTGTCGGTCGAGAGCGCGGACACGTTCACGCGTCCGATCTACGCCGGCAACGCGATCGCCACCGTCCAGTCGAAGGACGCGAAGAAGGTCATCACCGTCCGCGGCACCGCGTTCGACAAGGCCGCGACCGAAGGCGGTTCCGGCACGATCGAGGCCGTCGCCACCACCGGTGACGCGGGCATGTCGACCTATGTCGGCAGCGAGATCGCCAAGTCGGAACGTCCCGAACTGACGTCCGCCAAGATCATCGTCTCCGGCGGCCGCGCGCTCGGATCGGGCGAACAGTTCCACGCGCTGATCGATCCGCTGGCGGACAAACTCGGCGCCGGCGTCGGCGCCTCGCGCGCCGCGGTCGATGCGGGCTATGCCCCCAACGACTATCAGGTCGGCCAGACCGGCAAGATCGTCGCCCCGGAAGTCTATATCGCTGTCGGCATCTCCGGCGCGATCCAGCATCTGGCAGGCATGAAGGACTCCAAGACGATCATCGCGATCAACAAGGACGAAGACGCCCCGATCTTCCAGGTCGCGGATCTCGGCCTCGTCGGTGACCTGTTCAAGCTGGTCCCGGAACTGACCGAGAAGCTGTAA
- a CDS encoding sulfite exporter TauE/SafE family protein, producing the protein MLFAVAVPAVMLTGLAKGGFAGVGGLALPIMALAMSPVRAAAILLPILIVQDVVGVWAFRRNWDGYVLGWTLPGAAIGIVLGYLFAAQVSADAVLGLVGVISLTFGGYRLWRERGHVVAAAANSPGWVGMLCGVASGFTSQVAHAGQPPFQIWVLPRRLPRDVLVGTTAIFFAIINWAKVPAYWALGQFSHENLVAAGLLMPVAILSTLAGVWIVRRIAPERFYTAIYVLMMLVGVRLIWDALV; encoded by the coding sequence ATGCTGTTCGCCGTGGCGGTGCCCGCGGTGATGCTGACCGGCCTTGCCAAGGGCGGGTTTGCGGGCGTGGGCGGACTCGCGCTGCCGATCATGGCGCTGGCCATGTCACCGGTGCGCGCGGCGGCGATCCTGTTGCCGATCCTGATCGTGCAGGACGTGGTCGGCGTCTGGGCGTTCCGCAGGAACTGGGACGGTTATGTGCTGGGCTGGACCCTGCCCGGCGCCGCGATCGGCATCGTGTTGGGATATCTGTTCGCGGCGCAGGTGTCGGCGGATGCGGTGCTGGGGCTGGTCGGCGTCATCAGCCTGACGTTCGGCGGATACCGGCTGTGGCGCGAGCGCGGGCATGTCGTCGCGGCCGCCGCCAATTCGCCCGGCTGGGTCGGCATGCTGTGCGGGGTGGCGTCAGGCTTCACCAGCCAGGTCGCGCATGCGGGCCAGCCGCCTTTTCAGATCTGGGTCCTGCCGCGCCGGTTGCCGCGAGACGTGCTGGTCGGGACGACTGCGATCTTTTTCGCGATCATCAACTGGGCGAAGGTGCCGGCCTATTGGGCACTGGGGCAGTTCAGCCACGAGAATTTGGTGGCGGCGGGGCTGCTGATGCCGGTCGCGATCCTGTCGACGCTGGCGGGGGTATGGATCGTGCGGCGGATCGCGCCGGAGCGATTCTACACCGCGATCTATGTGTTGATGATGCTGGTGGGGGTCAGGCTGATCTGGGACGCTTTGGTTTAG
- the sucC gene encoding ADP-forming succinate--CoA ligase subunit beta codes for MNIHEYQAKELLAKFGVPVPAGFAALSVEEAVEASRKLPGPLYVVKSQIHAGGRGKGKFKELGPDAKGGVRLAWNEEEVRAAATDMLGNTLVTIQTGDAGKQVNRLYVTDGADIEKEFYLALLVNRATGRVSMVVSTEGGMDIETVAHDTPEKIQTLDIDPATGFMPHHGRAVANALGLEGDLAKQASSTASKLYDAFIGTDAEQIEINPLAVTKQGQVLVLDAKVAFDGNAMFRHKDLMELRDETEEDPAELEASKYDLAYIKLDGDIGCMVNGAGLAMATMDIIKLNGMFPANFLDVGGGATTEKVTAAFKIILSDPAVKGILVNIFGGIMRCDIIAEGIVAAAKEVNLSVPLVVRLEGTNVELGKDILSNSGLAIVPANDLGDAAKKIVAEVQKAA; via the coding sequence ATGAACATCCATGAATATCAGGCCAAGGAATTGCTGGCCAAGTTCGGCGTGCCAGTCCCCGCCGGTTTCGCCGCCCTCTCCGTCGAGGAGGCCGTCGAGGCGTCAAGGAAGCTGCCCGGGCCGCTCTACGTCGTGAAGTCGCAGATCCATGCCGGCGGCCGCGGCAAGGGCAAGTTCAAGGAACTCGGCCCCGATGCCAAGGGCGGCGTGCGTCTCGCCTGGAATGAGGAAGAGGTCCGCGCGGCGGCGACCGACATGCTCGGCAACACGCTGGTGACGATCCAGACGGGCGATGCCGGCAAGCAGGTCAACCGCCTGTACGTCACCGACGGCGCTGATATCGAGAAGGAATTCTACCTCGCGCTGCTCGTCAACCGTGCGACCGGCCGCGTCTCGATGGTCGTCTCGACCGAAGGCGGCATGGACATCGAAACCGTCGCGCACGACACGCCGGAAAAGATCCAGACGCTGGATATCGATCCCGCGACCGGCTTCATGCCGCATCACGGCCGCGCCGTCGCCAATGCGCTCGGCCTCGAAGGCGATCTCGCCAAGCAGGCCAGCAGCACCGCATCGAAGCTGTACGACGCCTTTATCGGCACCGATGCCGAGCAGATCGAGATCAACCCGCTCGCCGTCACCAAGCAGGGCCAGGTCCTGGTGCTCGACGCGAAGGTCGCGTTCGACGGCAACGCCATGTTCCGCCACAAGGATCTGATGGAACTGCGCGACGAGACCGAAGAGGATCCCGCCGAGCTGGAAGCCTCGAAGTACGACCTCGCCTATATCAAGCTGGACGGCGATATCGGCTGCATGGTCAACGGCGCGGGCCTCGCGATGGCGACGATGGACATCATCAAGCTGAACGGCATGTTCCCCGCCAACTTCCTCGACGTCGGCGGCGGCGCCACGACCGAAAAGGTCACCGCGGCGTTCAAGATCATCCTCAGCGATCCGGCGGTGAAGGGCATCCTCGTCAACATCTTCGGCGGCATCATGCGCTGCGACATCATCGCGGAGGGCATCGTCGCCGCGGCGAAGGAAGTGAACCTTTCGGTCCCGTTGGTGGTTCGGCTTGAAGGCACCAATGTCGAGCTGGGCAAGGACATTTTGTCCAATTCCGGTCTGGCGATCGTTCCTGCTAACGACCTCGGCGATGCGGCGAAGAAGATCGTGGCCGAAGTACAGAAAGCCGCCTGA
- a CDS encoding sterol desaturase family protein — MRRYSAGMHWATGLLLFLATVIGMEGFAYVAHRWVMHGVGWFLHASHHRPRHGNWEWNDLYAVIFAVPSFALIFGGLQLGWWPGFVWIGYGIAAYGAIYFGFHDVIVHKRLNHRYLPKSAYMKRIIQAHRLHHVVETKRGTVSFGFLWAPKPEDLKAELKRRDRAGVRAPVERSETPAA, encoded by the coding sequence ATGCGCCGCTATAGCGCCGGGATGCACTGGGCAACCGGCCTTCTCCTGTTCCTCGCGACCGTGATCGGGATGGAGGGGTTCGCCTATGTCGCGCACCGCTGGGTGATGCACGGCGTCGGCTGGTTCCTGCACGCGAGCCACCACCGCCCGCGCCACGGCAATTGGGAGTGGAATGACCTGTATGCGGTGATCTTCGCCGTGCCGTCGTTCGCATTGATTTTCGGCGGGCTGCAACTCGGCTGGTGGCCGGGATTCGTGTGGATCGGGTACGGGATCGCAGCATATGGCGCGATCTATTTCGGGTTTCATGACGTCATCGTCCACAAGCGGCTGAACCACCGCTATCTTCCCAAATCGGCTTATATGAAGCGGATCATCCAGGCGCACCGGCTGCATCATGTCGTGGAGACGAAGCGCGGCACGGTGAGCTTCGGATTCCTGTGGGCGCCGAAGCCCGAGGATTTGAAGGCCGAGCTGAAGCGCCGTGACCGCGCCGGGGTGCGCGCGCCGGTCGAACGGTCCGAAACGCCGGCCGCTTGA